A window of Salmo trutta chromosome 31, fSalTru1.1, whole genome shotgun sequence contains these coding sequences:
- the LOC115169804 gene encoding brefeldin A-inhibited guanine nucleotide-exchange protein 1, with translation MYESKTRNMFLNRALEKILADKEVKKAHHSQLRKACEVALEEIKEETEKLSPPPGVNNADSSTLPPVKSKDTIIEADKYFLPFELACQSKCPRIVITSLDCLQKLIAYGHLTGNAPDNTTPGKRLIDRIIETICGCFQGPQTDQGIQLQIIKALLTSVTSQHIEIHEGTVLQAVRTCYNIYLASKNLINQTTAKATLTQMLNVIFARMENQALQEARQMEKERLRQQHLQPSPVSQQGQEPPASPRQNQEPPASPQQKPPASPHLEQHTASAPPQEEATQMPEQNTREDLEPENGSVFCSAENEQTEADQATAADAQGFSPQDAEGVVEQETYEEEQAQEMVQTMLQEVVNTVVGECRESVCSATECVDDMPVPVVVEEEEGGLGSDTENIHANGIPGTPISASFTPSLTDDRISVSSNDTQESGATSGSSPVAKFSHILQKDAFLVFRSLCKLSMKPLSDGPPDPKSHELRSKVLSLQLLLSILQNAGPVFKTNEMFINAIKQYLCVALSKNGVSSVPEVFSLSLSIFLTLLSHFKTHLKMQIEVFFKEIFLYILETSTSSYDHKWMVIQSLTRICADAQSVVDIYVNYDCDLNAANIFERLVNYLSKIAQGRVGHELGTTPSQELSLRKKGLECLVSILKCMVEWSNDQYVNPNSQTSLGQEKPVDQEPSESTKPPESINRYGSLNSLDSSASSGIGSYSTLMSGTDNAEQFEVLKQQKEIIEQGIDLFNKKPKRGIQYLQEQGMLGTTPEDLAQFLHQEERLDSTQVGEFIGDNERINKEVMYAYVDQMDFQVKDFVSALRLFLEGFRLPGEAQKIDRLMEKFAARYLECNQGQTEFASADTAYVLAYSIIMLTTDLHSPQVKNKMTKEQYIKMNRGINDSKDLPEEYLSAIYDEIAGKKIAMNETKKLTLKSSKQSVASEKQRRLLYNVEMEQMAKTAKALMEAVSHVQAPFTSATHLDHVRPMFKLAWTPFLAAFSVGLQDCDDTEVASLCLEGIRCAIRIACIFTIQLERDAYVQALARFTLLTASSGISEMKQKNIDTIKTLITVAHTDGNYLGNSWHEILKCISQLELAQLIGTGVKARYISGTVPVKGGLLASLREQASDSSEYLGLVGGNVDRKQIASIQESIGEASSQSVVVAVDRIFTGSTRLDGNAIVDFVRWLCAVSMDELASPTHPRMFSLQKIVEISYYNMGRIRLQWSRIWEVIGDHFNKVGCNSNEDVAIFAVDSLRQLSMKFLEKGELANFRFQKDFLRPFEHIMKKNRSPTIRDMVVRCIAQMVNSQAGNIRSGWKNIFSVFHLAASDQDGSIVELAFQTTGYIVTNVFEKHFPATIDSFQDAVKCLSEFACNASFPDTSMESIRLIRHCAKYVSERPQAFKDYTSDDMNVAPEDRVWVRGWFPILFELSCIINRCKLDVRTRGLTVMFEVMKTYGHTYKKHWWQDLFRIIFRIFDNMKLPEQQTEKAEWMTTTCNHALYAICDVFTQYFEPLSDILLDDILSQLYWCVQQDNEQLARSGTNCLENVVILNGEKFSPEIWDKTCNCVLDIFKTTIPHALLTWRPAGAEGELMPQYDLSNLDSISQKSVDIQTRTEDQQSVCSVDRISLENQRQRTYSGSSGTYEDGPRARNPAKMQEQRLFSALLIKCVVQLELIQTIDNIIFFPATSRKEDAENLAAAQRDTVDADVQLAAQDQGMYHYLTSDQLFKLLDCLLESHRFAKAFNSNNEQRTVLWKAGFKGKSKPNLLKQETNSLACGLRILFRMYTDDSRKAAWEEVQRRLLNVCGEALAYFLTLTSESHREAWTNLLILFLTKVVKISDDRFKAHASRYFPLLCEIMQFDLIPELRAVLRKFFLRIGNAFDISLLPSHREELGPAGSQ, from the exons AGGAAATTAAAGAAGAAACAGAGAAGCTGAG tCCCCCTCCTGGAGTCAACAATGCTGATTCCAGTACCTTACCACCGGTCAAGTCCAAGGATACCATCATTGAAGCAGACAAGTACTTCCTgccatttgagttagcctgccaGTCCAAATGTCCTCGCATTGTCATCACATCTTTAGATTGTTTACAG AAACTCATTGCTTATGGCCACCTCACTGGAAACGCACCAGACAACACCACACCTGGTAAGAGGTTGATCGATAGAATCATCGAGACGATATGTGGCTGCTTTCAAGGCCCTCAGACAGACCAAGGTATTCAGCTACAAATTATAAAG GCTCTGCTGACATCGGTGACCTCTCAACACATCGAAATCCACGAGGGCACAGTGCTGCAGGCTGTCAGGACCTGCTACAACATCTACCTGGCCAGCAAGAACCTCATCAACCAGACCACGGCCAAGGCCACCCTCACACAGATGCTCAATGTTATCTTTGCACGTATGGAGAACCAAGCA CTCCAGGAGGCCAGACAGATGGAGAAGGAGCGTCTGAGACAGCAGCATCTGCAGCCGTCACCAGTCAGCCAACAGGGGCAGGAGCCTCCTGCATCGCCCCGCCAGAACCAGGAGCCCCCTGCCTCGCCCCAGCAGAAGCCTCCTGCCTCCCCTCATCTGGAGCAGCACACCGCCTCAGCCCCACCTCAGGAGGAGGCCACCCAGATGCCTGAGCAGAACACTCGTGAGGACCTGGAGCCTGAGAACGGCTCTGTGTTCTGCAGTGCTGAGAATGAGCAGACTGAGGCGGACCAAGCTACCGCAGCTGATGCACAgg GTTTTTCTCCGCAAGATGCTGAAGGGGTTGTTGAGCAAGAAACATATGAGGAGGAGCAGGCTCAAGAGATGGTCCAGACCATGCTGCAGGAAGTTGTCAATACAGTTGTTGGAG aaTGCAGGGAGAGTGTGTGCAGCGCTACAGAGTGTGTAGACGATATGCCAGTCccggtggtggtggaggaggaggagggcgggCTGGGTAGCGACACAGAGAACATCCATGCCAACGGTATCCCTGGCACACCCATATCTGCCAGCTTCACCCCCTCACTGACAGATGACAGGATCTCTGTCTCCTCCAACGACACTCAG GAATCTGGAGCTACGAGTGGTTCGTCTCCTGTTGCTAAGTTCTCCCATATCCTCCAGAAGGATGCCTTTCTAGTTTTCCGCTCTCTCTGCAAACTCTCTATGAAGCCACTGTCTGATGGACCTCCCGATCCTAA ATCTCACGAGCTGCGCTCCAAGGTGCTGTCCCTCCAGCTGCTGCTGTCCATCCTGCAGAACGCTGGGCCCGTCTTCAAGACCAACGAGATGTTCATCAACGCCATCAAGCAGTACCTGTGTGTGGCGCTGTCTAAGAACGGCGTCTCCTCGGTCCCCGAGGtcttctcgctctcgctctccatcttcctcaccctcctctcccacttCAAGACTCACCTCAAGATGCAAATCGAG gTGTTTTTCAAGGAGATCTTCCTCTACATCCTGGAGACGTCCACCAGCTCCTATGATCATAAATGGATGGTGATCCAGAGCCTCACCAGGATCTGTGCAG ACGCCCAGAGTGTGGTGGATATCTATGTCAACTACGACTGTGACCTGAATGCTGCTAATATATTTGAGAGGCTGGTCAATTACCTATCGAAGATAGCACAGGGTAGAGTGGGGCATGAGCTTGGCACCACACCTTCTCAG gagctgagCTTGAGGAAAAAGGGTCTGGAGTGTCTGGTGTCCATTCTCAAGTGTATGGTGGAGTGGAGCAATGATCAGTATGTGAACCCTAACTCTCAGACCAGTCTTG GTCAGGAGAAGCCTGTGGATCAGGAGCCCAGTGAGAGCACCAAGCCACCAGAGAGTATCAACCGCTACGGCAGCCTCAACTCCCTGGACTCCAGCGCCTCCTCAGGCATCGGCTCCTACAGCACCCTCATGTCAGGAACGGACAACGCAGAGCAGTTCGAGGTCCTCAAGCAGCAGAAAGAGATCATCGAGCAAGGCATAGACCT GTTCAACAAGAAGCCAAAGAGGGGCATCCAGTACCTGCAGGAGCAAGGGATGCTGGGTACCACACCAGAGGACCTAGCCCAGTTCCTGCACCAGGAGGAGAGGCTAGACTCT ACTCAGGTGGGTGAGTTCATCGGGGATAACGAGCGCATTAATAAAGAGGTGATGTACGCCTATGTTGACCAGATGGATTTCCAAGTCAAGGACTTTGTCTCGGCTCTGCGTCTATTCCTGGAGGGCTTCCGTCTGCCTGGAGAGGCCCAGAAGATCGATCGTCTCATGGAAAAATTTGCGGCCAGATATTTAGAATGTAACCAAGG GCAAACTGAGTTTGCTAGTGCAGATACGGCCTATGTCCTGGCTTATTCAATCATTATGCTAACAACAGaccttcacagtccccaa gtgAAGAATAAAATGACAAAAGAGCAATACATCAAGATGAACCGAGGAATCAACGACAGCAAAGATTTACCCGAGGAGTACCTGTCAGCTATTTACGATGAAATCGCAGGGAAGAAAATAGCCATGAATGAAACCAAAAAATTAACCCTCAAATCCAGCAAACAAA GTGTGGCCAGTGAGAAGCAGCGCCGTCTGCTGTATAATGTAGAGATGGAGCAGATGGCTAAGACAGCCAAGGCCCTGATGGAGGCAGTCAGCCACGTCCAGGCTCCCTTCACCAGCGCCACCCACCTAGACCACGTCAGACCCATGTTCAAG TTGGCATGGACCCCGTTCTTAGCAGCGTTCAGTGTGGGTCTTCAGGACTGTGATGACACTGAGGTAGCCTCTCTGTGTCTGGAGGGGATCCGCTGTGCCATCAGGATAGCCTGCATCTTCACCATCCAACTGGAGCGGGATGCGTACGTGCAGGCCCTGGCGCGGTTCACCCTGCTCACAGCCAGCTCTGGTATCTCTGAGATGAAGCAGAAGAACATCGACACCATCAAGACTCTCATCACCGTCGCCCACACTGATGGAAACTACCTGGGCAACTCCTGGCACGAG ATCCTGAAGTGTATCAGTCAATTGGAGCTGGCCCAGCTTATCGGGACAGGGGTGAAGGCCCGCTACATCTCAGGGACGGTCCCGGTCAAAGGGGGCCTCCTGGCCAGCCTGAGAGAGCAGGCCTCAGACAGCTCAGAGTACCTGGGACTGG TTGGAGGTAATGTGGACCGTAAACAAATAGCCAGTATTCAGGAGTCCATTGGAGAGGCGAGCTCCCAGAGTGTAGTCGTTGCTGTTGACAG GATATTTACTGGTTCTACCAGACTCGATGGCAATGCAATAG TTGATTTTGTCCGGTGGTTGTGTGCTGTATCAATGGACGAGCTTGCCTCACCGACACATCCACGTATGTTCAGCCTTCAGAAGATTGTGGAGATTTCCTACTACAACATGGGCCGCATCAGGCTTCAATGGTCTAGAATTTGGGAAGTCATCGGGGATCATTTTAACAAG GTTGGATGTAACTCCAATGAGGATGTGGCTATATTTGCTGTTGACTCCCTGAGGCAGCTATCTATGAAATTCTTAGAAAAAGGAGAGCTCGCCAACTTCCGTTTCCAGAAGGATTTCTTGAGGCCTTTCGAACATATCATGAAAAAGAACAG GTCTCCTACCATTCGAGACATGGTGGTGAGGTGTATAGCTCAGATGGTGAACTCCCAGGCTGGGAACATCCGGTCGGGCTGGAAGAACATCTTCTCAGTGTTCCACCTGGCAGCCTCGGACCAGGACGGGAGCATCGTAGAGCTGGCCTTCCAAACCACCGGCTACATCGTCA CGAATGTATTTGAGAAGCACTTCCCGGCCACCATTGACTCTTTCCAGGATGCTGTAAAGTGTCTGTCTGAGTTTGCCTGCAACGCCTCCTTCCCTGACACCAGCATGGAGTCCATCCGCCTCATACGCCACTGTGCCAAATATGTGTCTGAGAGACCACAG GCCTTCAAAGACTACACCAGCGATGACATGAATGTAGCCCCGGAGGACCGGGTGTGGGTGCGAGGATGGTTCCCCATCCTGTTTGAGCTCTCCTGCATCATCAACCGGTGTAAACTGGACGTCAGGACCAG GGGCTTGACTGTGATGTTTGAGGTGATGAAGACCTATGGTCACACCTACAAGAAACACTGGTGGCAGGATCTGTTCAGGATCATCTTTAGGATCTTTGACAACATGAAACTTccagagcagcagactgag AAAGCTGAATGGATGACCACCACCTGTAACCATGCACTTTACGCCATCTGTGATgtcttcactcagtactttgagCCTCTCAGCGATATTCTCCTGGATGATATCCTGTCCCAACTGTACTGGTGTGTACAacaag ACAACGAGCAGCTGGCGCGCTCAGGGACCAACTGTCTGGAAAACGTAGTCATTCTGAACGGGGAGAAGTTCAGCCCAGAGATATGGGACAAAACCTGCAACTGTGTGCTGGACATCTTCAAAACAACCATCCCTCATGC GTTACTGACGTGGAGACCAGCTGGAGCAGAGGGAGAGCTGATGCCACAGTACGACCTTTCAAACCTG GACTCCATATCCCAGAAGTCAGTGGACATTCAGACTCGTACGGAGGACCaacagtcagtgtgcagtgtgGACAGGATCTCCCTGGAGAACCAGAGGCAGAGGACATACAGCGGCTCCTCGGGCACATATGAGGACGGCCCCAGGGCTAGGAACCCAGCCA AGATGCAGGAGCAGAGGTTATTCTCAGCGCTGCTCATTAAGTGTGTTGTGCAGCTGGAGCTGATCCAGACCATAGACAACATCATCTTCTTTCCCGCCACCAGCAGGAAGGAGGACGCAGAGAACCTGGCTGCTGCACAG AGAGACACAGTAGATGCAGATGTCCAGTTAGCGGCCCAGGACCAGGGAATGTACCACTATCTGACCTCGGATCAGCTCTTTAAACTGCTGGACTGTCTGCTGGAGTCCCACCGCTTCGCCAAGGCCTTTAACTCCAACAACGAGCAGAGGACTGTCCTGTGGAAGGCAG GTTTCAAGGGGAAGTCCAAACCCAACCTGTTGAAGCAGGAGACCAACAGTCTGGCCTGTGGCCTCCGCATCCTGTTCCGCATGTACACAGATGACAGCCGCAAGGCAGCCTGGGAGGAGGTGCAGAGACGACTGCTCAA TGTGTGTGGGGAGGCCCTGGCCTACTTCCTGACTCTGACGTCAGAGAGCCACCGGGAAGCCTGGACCAatctcctcatcctcttccttaCCAAGGTTGTGAAGATCAGCGATGACAGG TTTAAGGCCCATGCATCCAGGTACTTCCCGCTTCTCTGTGAGATTATGCAGTTTGACCTGATTCCAGAACTCCGGGCCGTGCTACGTAAGTTCTTTCTCCGCATCGGCAACGCCTTCGACATCTCACTGCTGCCTAGTCACCGAGAGGAGCTAGGGCCTGCTGGGAGCCAGTGA
- the LOC115169805 gene encoding centrosome and spindle pole-associated protein 1 isoform X9 yields the protein MRPSGRSRSSTKKDELEFATGLMIGAADAAAALQVRKERYRQELQEQIAEQQRNRKREKDLELRVAVTETTDPEKKADRIKQFGAVTSDDHARKRKDSWYPPGQAVDQPVDELNGRPSEENRERLPPEQPGVALQSPLLDYSHTLGLSGGISPYSQAIHRSMDTPRMAGFRPHPPSTLADAYRSPSVEAHLYHGARNPLDPNLAYYGQIPLTGGVQPMSYLSLPPAGPHPSQMGQHSPHSHYNGSSHPEPPPHRPASDAATMGSGIGVFPAEQVKPSKESVLSYKEALRQQGDPRKGRSQIFCQIQERRERRRLDREETDRYEAKLEADMKNHDPWGRGGGGAPLRDSRGNLITDLHQMHKHNEEAYINPETWQKSARAIMAVPQEEDTRPPSTHRVSGFAQAPSFARGSIFGNLPTPQQLHEQEKYKAYLKQQIEEKRKKEAEERESQRLEEEKEEKRLAEQRERIQREYEEEQDRKKRKEMDQKAKNDELIRLAEERKKEVERMKKEAEEKENSALRKQYEKERRARLQEVPREPSPPIPTLQKRHQAPQYSPRPPSMDSHRATTVPLSERSLSGLQSPPVPARRNQLRAAEDQRGVISELSELRRQLRSEQKRLESQLLQSEWEELDSPMSDRHRDRERPQVDVFDMARLRLQAPVRRPSSRNTEPNNLHRIHDSLQLRYRDVDSSEVEGHGYCEHPSDRDGQSVHIQRQADYREELRRINNSLRRKPAADYFDLSPPQQHNHYLVSFYLPVCLAIALNHRVVSLLYSTCLSVCDTKPVHSSPQRNAVGDPMRGSLLESDSAFIDPMGEAFPVSPPPVQKPQLSARERRRLAKRADLHNERGSSREPVGQPENSYCQSEASLNTQQHDRERNHHRTKRLLAMGRHGLRRADLSGDEDMSPQVSPRAPHTQGSVDTVAMEPWMRPGTSETLKRLMTGQTPCRERLASRESTVQDWEGPSTYHG from the exons GGAGAAGGATTTAGAGCTCAGAGTTGCTGTGACGGAGACGACTGACCCGGAGAAAAAGGCAGATCGGATCAAACAGTTTGGAGCAGTGACTAGTGATGACCATGCCAGAAAGAGAAAAGACAGCTGGTACCCACCAGGCCAAGCTGTGGACCAACCAGTGGATGAGTTGAATGGGAGACCCAgtgaggaaaacagagagaggctTCCCCCTGAGCAGCCCGGCGTGGCCTTGCAGTCCCCCCTGCTAGACTACAGCCACACCCTGGGCCTCAGTGGAGGCATCTCCCCTTACAGCCAGGCCATTCACAGGAGCATGGACACTCCCAG GATGGCAGGTTTCCGTCCTCATCCACCATCCACATTGGCAGATGCATATAGAAGTCCCTCTGTTGAGGCCCATCTCTACCATGGTGCAAGGAACCCACTGGACCCTAACCTGGCCTACT ATGGTCAGATCCCGCTGACAGGAGGGGTGCAGCCCATGTCCTACCTCAGCCTTCCTCCTGCAGGGCCTCACCCCAGCCAGATGGGTCAACACAGCCCTCACAGCCATTACAATGGGAGCAGCCATCCAGAGCCCCCTCCACA CAGACCTGCCAGTGATGCTGCTACCATGGGTTCAGGGATTGGAGTATTCCCTGCAGAGCAGGTCAAGCCATCTAAAGAGAGTGTGTTAAGTTACAAGGAGGCACTAAGACAACAG GGAGACCCGAGGAAAGGGAGGAGTCAGATTTTTTGCCAG ATCCAGGAGAGACGAGAGCGGCGGAGGCTGGACAGGGAGGAGACAGATCGCTACGAGGCCAAGCTGGAGGCAGACATGAAGAACCACGACccctgggggagaggaggaggaggggcccCTCTCAGAGACAGCAGGGGCAACCTCATCA CCGATCTGCACCAGATGCACAAGCATAATGAAGAGGCCTACATCAACCCTGAGACATGGCAGAAGAGTGCAAGAGCCATCATGGCAGTGCCCCAAGAGGAGGACACTAGACCTCCCTCCACCCACAGAGTCTCAG GTTTTGCTCAGGCCCCATCGTTTGCCAGAGGCAGTATTTTTGGGAACCTGCCCACACCACAGCAGCTCCATGAACAGGAAAAGTACAAGGCTTACCTCAAACAACAG ATTGAGGAGAAGCGGAAGAAGGaggcggaggagagagagagccagaggctggaggaggagaaggaagagaagaggCTGGCTGAGCAGAGGGAACGCATCCAGAGAGAGTATGAAGAAGAACAGGACAGGAAGAAACGCAAGGAGATGGAT caaaAAGCCAAGAATGATGAGCTGATCCGTCTGGCTGAGGAGCGAAAGAaagaggtggagaggatgaagaaagaggcagaggagaaggagaactCTGCCCTGAGGAAGCAGTATGAGAAGGAGAGACGGGCACGCCTACAGGAG GTACCAAGGGAGCCGTCTCCCCCCATTCCCACCCTCCAAAAGAGGCATCAGGCTCCCCAGTACAGCCCCAGACCTCCGTCCATGGACAGCCATCGCGCTACTACTGTCCCCCTGTCT GAGCGTTCTCTGTCAGGCCTCCAGTCCCCCCCAGTCCCAGCTCGCAGGAACCAGCTGAGAGCTGCCG agGACCAGCGGGGTGTGATCAGCGAGCTGTCCGAGCTGCGCAGACAGCTGCGTAGCGAGCAGAAACGGCTGGAGAGCCAGCTACTACAGTCAGAGTGGGAGGAGCTGGACTCCCCTATGAGTGACAG GCACAGGGACAGGGAGCGGCCCCAGGTGGATGTGTTTGACATGGCCAGACTGCGGCTGCAGGCCCCCGTCAGGAGACCCTCCTCCAGGAACACAGAGCCCAACAACCTGCACAGGATCCACGACTCGCTGCAGCTCAGATACAGAG ATGTTGACTCCAGCGAGGTGGAAGGCCATGGTTACTGTGAGCACCCTAGCGACAGGGATGGACAGAGTGTGCACATCCAGAGACAGGcagactacagggaggagctACGCAGGATCAACAACAGCCTGAGGAGGAAACCTGCCGCCG ATTATTTTGACCTGTCACCACCCCAGCAACACAACCATTATTTGGTGAGTTTCTACTTGCCAGTTTGTTTAGCTATCGCCCTGAACCACAGAGTGGTCTCTTTGCTGTACAGTACATGCTTGTCTGTGTGTGACACGAAGCCTGTACACTCTTCTCCCCAGAGGAATGCAGTAGGGGATCCTATGAGAGGTTCCCTGTTGGAGTCTGACAGTGCCTTCATTG ATCCCATGGGTGAAGCCTTCCCAGTGTCCCCCCCACCCGTGCAGAAGCCCCAGCTCTCagccagggagaggaggaggctggCCAAGAGGGCAGACCTGCACAAT GAGCGGGGGAGCTCCAGAGAGCCTGTTGGCCAGCCAGAGAACTCCTACTGCCAGTCAGAGGCCAGTCTCAACACACAGCAGCATGATAGAGAGCGTAACCACCATAGGACCAAGAGGCTGCTGGCTATGGGCCGCCATGGCCTCAGAAGAG CAGACCTGTCTGGTGATGAAGATATGTCTCCGCAGGTTTCCCCTCGCGCCCCACACACTCAGGGCTCCGTGGATACGGTTGCCATGGAGCCGTGGATGAGGCCAGGCACCTCGGAGACGCTGAAGCGCTTAATGACTGGTCAGACCCCCTGCAGGGAGAGGCTGGCCAGCAGAGAGTCTACCGTGCAGGACTGGGAAGGCCCCTCTACCTACCATGGCTAA